The Streptococcus downei MFe28 DNA window AGGATGAGTTCGAATTGAAGAGGAGATAGATTGATGGTAGAACCAAAGTACAAACGTGTTTTGATTAAACTCTCTGGTGAAGCTTTGGCAGGGGCTAAGGGCGTTGGGATTGACTTGCCAACTGTTCAAACTATAGCCAAGGAGATTGCTGAGGTTCATGAGCTGGGCGTGCAAATTGCCTTGGTTATCGGTGGTGGTAACCTCTGGCGGGGAGAGCCAGCTGCTCAGGCTGGTATGGACCGTGTTCAGGCCGACTACACCGGCATGTTGGGGACCGTCATGAATGCCTTGGTTATGGCAGACAGCCTCAAGCAGGTTGGTGTTGACACCCGGGTGCAGACAGCCATTGCCATGCAATCTGTTGCCGAGCCTTACATTCGTGGTCGGGCCCTGCGTCACCTTGAAAAGGGTCGGATTGTTATCTTTGGTGCTGGTATTGGCTCTCCTTATTTTTCAACCGATACGACAGCAGCGCTTCGGGCAGCCGAAGTTGAAGCTGATGCTATTCTCATGGCCAAGAACGGTGTCGATGGTGTCTATAATGATGACCCTCGTAAGAATGCCGATGCTGTTAAGTTTGATGAATTGACCCATGTGGAAGTTATCAAACGTGGCCTTAAGATTATGGATGCAACGGCTGCGACTATGTCTATGGATAATGATATTGACCTGGTTGTCTTCAACATGAATGAGCCTGGTAATATCAGACGGGTCGTCTTCGGTGAACCAATCGGAACAACTGTTTCAAATAAATCTTCTCACTAAAAAGAAAAGGAATTGATTATGGCAAATCCAATTATTGATAAAGCAAACGAACGTTTTAAACATTCTCACGAAGCCTTGGGACGTGAATTTTCTGCTATCCGTGCTGGCCGTGCAAATGCTAGCCTTTTAGACCGCATTGAAGTGGACTATTATGGAGCTCCAACTCCCCTTAATCAATTGGCTTCTATCACCGTTCCGGAAGCTCGAGTTCTCTTAATTTCCCCATTTGATAAAAACTCTATCAAGGAAATTGAACGAGCTATCAACGAATCAGACCTGGGTATCAACCCAGCCAACGATGGTTCTGTCATTCGCCTGGTAATTCCAGCCTTGACCGAAGAAACGCGTAAGGACTTGGCCAAGGAAGTGAAGAAACTTGGTGAAAATGCCAAGGTTGCTATCCGCAATATCCGTCGCGATGCCATGGATGATGCCAAGAAGCAAGAAAAAGACAAAGAAATTACGGAAGACGAGCTCAAGTCTTTGGAAAAGGATATCCAAAAGGCTACAGACGATGCTGTCAAGAAGATTGATAGCATGACTAATGAAAAAGAAAAAGAATTGCTAACCGTTTAAAAGCAAGCAGAGAGGGTCTGGGACTGGAGCGTCTCAGACCTTTCCTGTTCAATGAGGAAATCCAATGAATAATATACTAGCAAAAACCATTACAGCTATGGTGACTGACCAAAATGAGCACTATTATTTTGTGCAAAAGGATGGAGTGACCCTGGCCCTGGATAAGAAAGAAGGAGACCATCAACTGGGGCAGCTGGTCCAGGGCTTTGCCTATAGTGACCTGCACCAAAAGCTTCGCCTGACCACCCTGCCAATTTCAGCTACTCGCGACAGCCATGGCTGGGGTGTAGTGACCGAGGTCCGTCGGGACCTGGGAGTCTTTCTGGATACAGGCCTTCCTGATAAGCAAGTCGTCGTTTCTCTGGACGTTCTGCCAGAGATTAAGGAGCTTTGGCCTAAGAAGGGTGATAAGCTCTACGTGTCCTTGGAGGTTGACAAGAAGGACCGTATCTGGGCCCTTCCTGCTCCAGCAGAGGTCTTTCAAAAGCTAGCTGGTCCCGCCTACGATAATATGCAAAATGAGAAACTGCGGGCCATCGTCTACCGTCTCAAATTGTCAGGTACTTTTGTCTATTTGCCTGATAATAATATGTTGGGCTTCATTCATCCCAGCGAGCGTTACACAGAACCTCGTTTAGGACAGGAGCTGGAAGCCCGTGTCATTGGTTACCGCCAGGTTGACCGCACTCTCAATCTCTCGCTCAAGCCCCGTTCTTTTGAAATGTTGGAAGCTGATGCCCAGATGATTTTGACCTATTTAGAAGGCCAGGGCGGGTTTATGACCCTCAATGATAAGTCATCGCCAGCAGAAATCAAGGCTACCTTTGGTATCTCTAAGGGCCAATTCAAAAAAGCTTTGGGTGGGCTCATGAAGGCCGGCAAAATTAAGCAGGATTCAAGTGGGACAGAAGTTCTGAAATAAGTAATACTCTTCAAAAATCAAAACTATCCATCGTTAACTCACTTTGCCGTACCTGCTGAGGAAAGCGAAGCTTTCCCTATTTCCAACCTCAAAAGGTCTCCCAGACCTTTTGAGCTGCCTGCATTTCGTTGCCTTGGCCACTTTTGATTTTTATTGAGTATAAGGAGCTGGGCTAATAGCCTAGCTTTTTTGATAGAAATCTGGGGTTGTTTTCTCCTGCCTTGAGGGGTAATGGGGGAGTAGAAAACGTGCAGACTTGTAGCTGATAAAGAAGGTTTAAGACGTGATAAGAATTGCCTATCACTTGATTGGTTTTAAATATTTGTTTGCCTTCATCAAAGGTGGTAAGATAATTTTATACTTAAAAAGGTTAGGAGTTTTTTATGAAACTTAAAAATATTGTGAAATTGGGTGCCGTTGCGGTGGCTTCTGTCGCTATTTTAGCAGCCTGTGGCTCCAAATCTTCCGGCAAAGAAACGGTTAACTTTGCCACGGTTGGGACGACCAATCCCTTCTCTTATGAGGACAAGGATAGCAACCTGACTGGTTACGATATTGAAGTGGCCAAGGCTGTTTTCAAGGGTTCTAAAAAGTACGAGGTTAAATTCAAAAAGACCGAATGGTCATCTGTTTTTGATGGCCTTGGTTCTGGAAAATACCAGATGGCCGGAAACAATATCTCCTATGATAAGGATCGGGCCAAACGCTACCTCTACTCTGAGCCTACAGGGACAACGCCAACGGTCTTGACCGTTGGTAAGGACAGCGATATTCAATCTTTTGATGATATTGGTGGCCACTCAACCCAAGTCGTTCAAGGGACAACAACCGCCAAGCAATTGGAAGACTACAATAAGAAGCACTCTGATAATCAGGTTAAAATCAATTACACAGAAGAAGATATTCCACAAATTCTGCGGAGTTTGAACGATGGTAAGTTTGACTTTAAACTCTTTGATGCACCAACTGTTAATGCGGTTATCAAGAGTCAGAATCTCTCAAACTTGAAGACTATTGATGTGCCATCTGACCAAAAGCCATTCATCTACTTTGTCTTCTCTAATGACCAAAAGGATCTGCAAAAGTTTGTCAACAAGCGTTTGGAAAAACTGCAAAAGGACGGAACTCTTTCTAGGTTAGCTGAGAAATATCTGGGCAACAAGGATTATGTGCCAACAGCTAAGGACATGAAGGTGCCTTCTAATAAATAGCCGAGAAGGGCGCAAGGCCCTTTTTTGCTGGTCCAAGGCTAGAACTTATAGTTATTAGCTATATGATCATACAATAATAAACAATTTGAAAGCCTACTGTCCTTATGGGATAATAGACTCACGATAATTAGAAAAGAGGTCCTCTGATATGAAGTGGAAAAAGATAATTGGAATTCTCGCGGTAGTGGCTGCAGCAGCCTTCTTCTTGACAGCCTGCGGCTCTAAATCCAGCAGTAAAAATGAACTGAAGATTGGGGTCATGACGCTAGATGATTCTAGTAAGCCAATCTGGGATCAGGTCAAGAAGGATATGGCTAAGAAGGGTGTGACCATCAAGCTGGTTCAATTCTCAGACTATAACCAACCCAATAAGGCCCTCCAAAGTGGTGATGTTGATGTCAATGCCTTCCAACACCATTATTTCCTTGATAACTGGAATAAAAAAGCAAAATCCAACTTGGTTGTTGTCGGAGACACCTACATCAGCCCAATTCGTTTCTTCTCCAAGGCTAAATCTAATGGCAAGCCTGAATATGCTGATGTGAAAGACCTGCCAGAGGGTGCCAAGGTCCTGGTTCCTAATGATGCCACTAATGAAAGTCGCTCTCTCTTCTTACTTCAATCAGCTGGCTTGATTAAGCTGTCGACTAAAGAAGGTGGCCTAGCTACTCTCAAGGATGTGACTGAAAATCCTAAGGACTTGGATTTCAAGGAAGTAGATGCTAGTCAAACGGCAAGAGAAGTCAAGTCTGGCGATGTTGATGCTGCAGTTGTTAATAATTCCTTTGTCCAATCGGCCAAGATTTCTTATGATACGGCCATCTATAAAGAAGACGTTTCAGGAAGCAATGCTAAACAATGGTATAATGTCATTGCGGCTAAGTCAGACTGGAAGAAGTCCAAGAAGGCTGATGCCATTAAGACTTTGCTCAAGGTTTACCAAACCGATAAGACGGCTAAAACGATCAACAAGGCAACCAAGGGTGTTGACCAAGCTGTCTGGAAGGGTGCCCCTGAGTTTAAGTCAGCCAAATAAGCAATTACTTATACTCTTCAAAAATCAAAACTATCTCACGGATAAAGTCACTCTATAGTTTTTCATTAGAGTGACTACGAAAACTACAATCGTAGTTTTCTATATCCCTGACTAACTCTGTATAAACTGTGGCAACGACAGTTTGTACCTCGTGTCGCATCGTTAACTCACTTTGCTGTATTTACTGAGGAAAGCAAAGCTTTCCCTATTTCCAACCTCAAAAGGTCTGCCAGACCTTTTGAGCTACCTGCAGTTCGTGCGATGCGGAGCAAAGTTGGTCGATTTCACCAACTTTGTGAGGTTAGTAAGGGAGCTAGGCAATCGCTATAGAGATTGCCGTTTGGGAGTAAGACAGAAGGGCTTTGACAGATGCCAAAACCTTCGTCGTCTTACCCCAGCAAGGGTGACTAGCTGTCTGCTGTGCCACAAAGTGGCGCAAAGATAGCAGACACCTACTGCGATATCAGTCACTTTAGTGACTTGATGTCATTGCTCCCTACCTTGGCTAGATTGATTTTTATTGAGTATTAGTTTATAGAAAAGGGGCTGAGAGCACCGAGCTTTCAGCTTTCCTTGTTTTATAGAGGAGAAGAATATGAGTGATGCATTAATTCAACTGGATCATATTGATATTACCTTCCATCAAAAAAAGAAGGAGATTCAGGCTGTTAAGGATGTGACCGTCCATATTAACCAAGGTGACATTTATGGAATCGTTGGTTATTCGGGAGCGGGTAAGTCTACCTTAGTCCGAGTGATCAATCTCTTACAGACACCAAATTCAGGATCGGTCAAGGTGGCTGGACAGGACCTTTTTAAAGAGGGTCAGGTTCAATTAAAGTCCAATGAGCTAAGGCAGAAAAGACGAGAAATCGGCATGATTTTCCAACATTTTAACCTGATGGCCCAAAAGACGGCTCGACAAAATGTCGCCTTTGCCCTCAAGCACAGCGACCTGTCTAAGGAAGCCAAGGCCAAGAAGGTTGAGGAACTCTTGGATTTGGTCGGTTTAGCAGACAGGGCTGAAAACTACCCAGCCCAGTTGTCTGGTGGTCAGAAGCAGCGGGTGGCCATTGCGCGTGCCCTAGCCAATGACCCCAAGATTCTGATTTCTGATGAATCGACCTCTGCCTTGGACCCTAAGACGACCAAGCAGATTTTGGCCCTCCTGCAGGATCTAAATAAGAAGCTGGGGCTGACGGTGGTCATGATCACCCACGAGATGCAGATTGTTAAGGATATCTGTAACCGAGTGGCTGTCATGCAAAATGGCTCCCTGATTGAAGAAGGAACGGTTCTGGATATTTTCTCAAATCCTAAGGAAGAATTGACCCAGGACTTCATCAAAACGGCTACAGGTATTGATGATGCTCTGGTAAAGATTAACCGTCAGGACGTTGTCGCGAATTTGAAGCCCGGCAATCAGATTGTTCTCCTGCGTTACGCAGGTTCTTCAACAGATGAACCCCTCCTCAACACCATTTACAAGGAATATGAAGTCTTAGCTAATATTCTTTATGCTAATATCGAAATCTTAGACGATACTCCGGTTGGTGAGATGGTTGTTGTTCTGTCAGGCCAAAGAGTTGCTCAGGCTTTAGAAGCCATTGAAGCGGCAGGTGTTTCTGTTTCTATTTTGAAGGGAGGTCAAGCATGATTGATTTACTTCAGCAATATTTTCCCAATGCCCATTCCTTAGGCTGGACCGGTGATTATGGTTGGTGGGCTGCCATCGTGGCTACTATTTATATGACCTTCTGGAGCTTCCTGATTGGGGGCGCTCTAGGTCTGGTCCTTGGTCTCTTCCTAGTTCTGACAGGGCCAGGTGGGATTATCGCGAACCGCTATGTTTTCTGGGTTTTGGATAAGTTAGTTTCCATTTTCCGGGCCTTCCCTTTCATTATTTTGCTGGCTATTTTGTCTGGCTTTACCAAATTTTTGGTCGGTCAACAAATTGGGACAACGGCAGCCTTGGTCCCTCTGTCCGCAGCGACCTTCCCCTTCTTTGCTCGTCAGGTTCAGGTGGTCTTTTCGGATATGGACCGTGGTGTCATTGAGGCTGGTCAAGCCAGTGGTGCCACCCTCTGGGACATCATCAAGATTTACTTGACTGAGGGTCTGCCAGAATTGATTCGGGTGGCCACTGTGACCTTGATTTCCCTGGTTGGTGAAACCGCTATGGCAGGTGCTGTTGGTGCCGGTGGCCTCGGAGATATGGCTATTAATAAGGGATTTAATATCTTTGAAACAGATGTGACCATTGTGGCAACCGTCTTTATCCTCCTCCTGATTTTTATTATCCAATTTACTGGTGATTTCTTAACGAGAAAGCTCAGCCATAAATAATCAAGATAAATTCCCAAAGCACTCCAGAGCTTGGTCAAGCTATTCCGGGGTGCTTTTTTCGTGTAAACGACATCATGGTAGGAAAGAAACTGTTAATACTCTTCGAAAATCAAAATTTATCGTCGTTAACTCACCTTGCCATACCCCGGTACTGTCTTCGGTTCGTTGCCTTGGCTACTTTTGATTTTTATTGAGTATTAGTCAAGAGATGGATCCAACAGTCTGGGAGACTGTTAGAGAAGGGGGCGAGGCGAGAAAACTGACAGCCCTGCTCTAGCAATTTTCTCTCGCTTCCTTACAAAATTGTAAGTTTCCTGACTAGAATTGTAAGGGTGAGACTGGTCATTTTCGATAAACTAGAGGTAGAAAAGTTAAAGGGATTTGTTGGTAATACTCTTCAAAAATCAAAACTATCCCACGGATAAAGTCACTCTATGGTTTCTCATTAGAGTGACTACGAAAACTACGATTGTAGTTTTCTATATCCCTGACTAATTTCATAAAAACTGTATCATTGACAGTCCTTACTCCATATCGCATCGTTAACTCATTTTGCCGTGCTTACTGAGGAAAGCAAAGCTTTCCCTATTTCCAACCTCAAAAGGTCTACTAGACCTTTTGAGCTACCTGCAGTTCGTGCGATGCAGAGCAAAGTTGGTCGATTTCACCAACTTTGTGAGGTTAGTAAAGGAGTTAGGCAATCGCTATGAAGATTGTGCCGTTTGGGAGTAAGACAGAAGGGCTTTGACAGATGTCAAAACCTTCGTTGTCTTTCCCCAGCAAGGGTGACTAGCTGTCTGCTGTGCCACAAAGTGGCGCAAAGATAGCAGACACCTACTGCGACATCAGTCACTTTAGTGACTTGATGTCATTGCTCCTTGCCTCGACTATTTTTGATTTTTTTGGAGTATAAGAGCCCCTATAAATTTAAAAGGATGGTCACCATTTGATGTGGGTCTGCTCTATAAGATTTAATACTCACTGGGCAAATTCAAGAAATAAAATCCATCGACTTTAGGCTATAATAGTTAGAAAGAGGTTTGCTATGTTACTAGAAATCAATCATTTGGAGAAGGTTTTTCGCACCCGCTTTTCTAAGGAAGAGACTAGGGCGCTACAGGATGTTGACTTTAAGGTTGATGATGGGGAATTTATCGCTATTATGGGAGAGTCGGGCTCTGGGAAAACCACCCTGCTCAACATTCTGGCAACCTTGGAGAAACCAAGCAAGGGCTCGGTT harbors:
- the frr gene encoding ribosome recycling factor, with translation MANPIIDKANERFKHSHEALGREFSAIRAGRANASLLDRIEVDYYGAPTPLNQLASITVPEARVLLISPFDKNSIKEIERAINESDLGINPANDGSVIRLVIPALTEETRKDLAKEVKKLGENAKVAIRNIRRDAMDDAKKQEKDKEITEDELKSLEKDIQKATDDAVKKIDSMTNEKEKELLTV
- a CDS encoding methionine ABC transporter permease, translating into MIDLLQQYFPNAHSLGWTGDYGWWAAIVATIYMTFWSFLIGGALGLVLGLFLVLTGPGGIIANRYVFWVLDKLVSIFRAFPFIILLAILSGFTKFLVGQQIGTTAALVPLSAATFPFFARQVQVVFSDMDRGVIEAGQASGATLWDIIKIYLTEGLPELIRVATVTLISLVGETAMAGAVGAGGLGDMAINKGFNIFETDVTIVATVFILLLIFIIQFTGDFLTRKLSHK
- a CDS encoding MetQ/NlpA family ABC transporter substrate-binding protein; the encoded protein is MKWKKIIGILAVVAAAAFFLTACGSKSSSKNELKIGVMTLDDSSKPIWDQVKKDMAKKGVTIKLVQFSDYNQPNKALQSGDVDVNAFQHHYFLDNWNKKAKSNLVVVGDTYISPIRFFSKAKSNGKPEYADVKDLPEGAKVLVPNDATNESRSLFLLQSAGLIKLSTKEGGLATLKDVTENPKDLDFKEVDASQTAREVKSGDVDAAVVNNSFVQSAKISYDTAIYKEDVSGSNAKQWYNVIAAKSDWKKSKKADAIKTLLKVYQTDKTAKTINKATKGVDQAVWKGAPEFKSAK
- a CDS encoding methionine ABC transporter ATP-binding protein produces the protein MSDALIQLDHIDITFHQKKKEIQAVKDVTVHINQGDIYGIVGYSGAGKSTLVRVINLLQTPNSGSVKVAGQDLFKEGQVQLKSNELRQKRREIGMIFQHFNLMAQKTARQNVAFALKHSDLSKEAKAKKVEELLDLVGLADRAENYPAQLSGGQKQRVAIARALANDPKILISDESTSALDPKTTKQILALLQDLNKKLGLTVVMITHEMQIVKDICNRVAVMQNGSLIEEGTVLDIFSNPKEELTQDFIKTATGIDDALVKINRQDVVANLKPGNQIVLLRYAGSSTDEPLLNTIYKEYEVLANILYANIEILDDTPVGEMVVVLSGQRVAQALEAIEAAGVSVSILKGGQA
- the pyrH gene encoding UMP kinase — protein: MVEPKYKRVLIKLSGEALAGAKGVGIDLPTVQTIAKEIAEVHELGVQIALVIGGGNLWRGEPAAQAGMDRVQADYTGMLGTVMNALVMADSLKQVGVDTRVQTAIAMQSVAEPYIRGRALRHLEKGRIVIFGAGIGSPYFSTDTTAALRAAEVEADAILMAKNGVDGVYNDDPRKNADAVKFDELTHVEVIKRGLKIMDATAATMSMDNDIDLVVFNMNEPGNIRRVVFGEPIGTTVSNKSSH
- a CDS encoding CvfB family protein, yielding MNNILAKTITAMVTDQNEHYYFVQKDGVTLALDKKEGDHQLGQLVQGFAYSDLHQKLRLTTLPISATRDSHGWGVVTEVRRDLGVFLDTGLPDKQVVVSLDVLPEIKELWPKKGDKLYVSLEVDKKDRIWALPAPAEVFQKLAGPAYDNMQNEKLRAIVYRLKLSGTFVYLPDNNMLGFIHPSERYTEPRLGQELEARVIGYRQVDRTLNLSLKPRSFEMLEADAQMILTYLEGQGGFMTLNDKSSPAEIKATFGISKGQFKKALGGLMKAGKIKQDSSGTEVLK
- a CDS encoding amino acid ABC transporter substrate-binding protein, coding for MKLKNIVKLGAVAVASVAILAACGSKSSGKETVNFATVGTTNPFSYEDKDSNLTGYDIEVAKAVFKGSKKYEVKFKKTEWSSVFDGLGSGKYQMAGNNISYDKDRAKRYLYSEPTGTTPTVLTVGKDSDIQSFDDIGGHSTQVVQGTTTAKQLEDYNKKHSDNQVKINYTEEDIPQILRSLNDGKFDFKLFDAPTVNAVIKSQNLSNLKTIDVPSDQKPFIYFVFSNDQKDLQKFVNKRLEKLQKDGTLSRLAEKYLGNKDYVPTAKDMKVPSNK